The Salvia miltiorrhiza cultivar Shanhuang (shh) chromosome 1, IMPLAD_Smil_shh, whole genome shotgun sequence genome has a window encoding:
- the LOC130995911 gene encoding uncharacterized protein LOC130995911, with protein sequence MRNSSSNSRDDDRNKEVSSSPPVTDSRFNQTLRNVQGLLKGRSFPGKILITRRSDPLDPSTLHSPNIDRRSPESDRDHSDQLDRSTEDELQNRSSTNASSSVNNTKSSSTSSQSTSKEIPKSNVGARATDSARLMKFTKELSGSSVILEKLRELAWSGVPPYLRPTVWRLLLGYAPSNSDRREGVLRRKRVEYLDHVAQYYDIPDTQRTDEEITMLRQIAVDCPRTVPDLSFFQQAEVQKSLERILYTWAIRHPASGYVQGINDLATPFLVVFLSEYLEGSIDTWSMADLSREKILNVEADSYWCLSKLLDGMQDHYTFAQPGIQRLVFKLKELVRRIDEPVSKHIEEQGLEFLQFAFRWFNCLLIREIPFGLVSRLWDTYLAEGDALPDFLVYISASFLLTWSDKLRKLDFQEMVMFLQHLPTQNWTDAELEMVLSQAYMWHTMFNNSPSHLAG encoded by the exons ATGAggaacagcagcagcaacagtaGAGATGACGACAGAAACAAAGAAGTTTCTTCTTCACCTCCAGTTACTGATTCCAGAttcaatcaaactcttagaaATGTTCAAGG CTTGCTCAAGGGTCGCAGCTTCCCTGGTAAGATATTGATAACTCGGAGATCAGACCCTTTGGACCCATCAACTCTGCATTCCCCAAACATTGACAGGAGGTCTCCAGAGAGTGATAGAGATCATAGTGACCAACTGGACAGATCGACTGAG GATGAACTTCAAAACAGAAGTAGCACAAATGCTAGTTCCTCAGTTAACAATACAAAATCTTCAAGCACGAGTAGTCAAAGCACATCAAAAGAGATCCCTAAGTCCAATGTGGGAGCTAGAGCTACAGATTCTGCTAGGCTGATGAAGTTCACAAAAGAATTATCTGGGTCCTCTGTGATCTTAG AAAAACTACGTGAATTAGCATGGAGCGGCGTGCCTCCCTATTTACGCCCAACTGTGTGGAGACTTCTCTTG GGATATGCACCCTCTAATTCAGATAGAAGGGAGGGAGTTCTGAGAAGAAAGCGTGTGGAGTATCTTGATCATGTTGCGCAATATTATGATATTCCTGATACGCAGCGCACAGATGAAGAGATTACCATGCTTCGTCag ATTGCTGTTGATTGTCCTAGAACTGTACCTGATCTGTCTTTCTTTCAACAAGCTGAAGTTCAGAAGTCATTGGAGCGAATACTTTATACATG GGCTATACGGCATCCTGCAAGTGGTTACGTGCAAGGAATAAACGATCTCGCGACACCTTTCTTAGTTGTTTTCTTATCAGAATACCTAGAGGGCAGTATTGACACTTGGTCAATGGCTGATCTGTCTCGTGAGAAAATCTTAAATGTTGAAGCTGATAGTTATTGGTGCCTTTCGAAGTTGCTTGATGGTATGCAAGATCATTACACATTTGCCCAGCCAGGAATTCAACGTCTTGTGTTTAAGCTGAAGGAATTGGTTAGAAGGATTGATG AACCTGTTTCAAAGCACATAGAGGAGCAGGGGCTTGAGTTTCTGCAATTTGCTTTCCGCTGGTTCAATTGCCTTCTTATACGCGAG ATTCCATTTGGTCTCGTTAGTCGTTTGTGGGACACGTATCTTGCTGAAGGGGACGCACTACCGGATTTTCTTGTCTACATATCTGCCAGCTTTCTGTTGACT TGGTCAGATAAGCTGCGGAAGCTCGATTTTCAGGAGATGGTCATGTTTCTTCAGCACCTTCCTACGCAAAACTGGACCGATGCCGAACTAGAGATGGTGCTTTCTCAAGCTTATATGTGGCACACCATGTTCAACAACTCACCTAGTCATTTAGCTGGCTAA
- the LOC130996939 gene encoding F-box protein At2g02240-like gives MSFWIAARELSITWSEDPQYWNWIRLDSCSSEVAELVRSCWVEIIGKIDVRSLRVKTSYSAYLVFKLQEGCKEMQKATASVRLVKEIREGSGDEGYGVFIDTTACDAEERGRFPHCRSDGWMEIKLGEFFNNLGDDGQLEMRLIEKNNPNWKTGLLVRGIDIRPN, from the exons ATG AGCTTCTGGATAGCAGCAAGGGAGCTTTCAATAACATGGAGTGAGGATCCACAGTACTGGAATTGGATTCGTCTTGATTCTTGCAG TTCGGAGGTGGCTGAGCTAGTAAGAAGCTGCTGGGTGGAAATAATCGGAAAAATAGACGTAAGAAGTCTGCGGGTGAAGACAAGTTACAGCGCATATCTAGTGTTCAAGCTGCAAGAAGGGTGCAAGGAGATGCAGAAGGCGACTGCATCGGTGAGGTTGGTGAAAGAGATAAGAGAGGGCAGCGGCGACGAGGGCTACGGCGTCTTCATCGACACGACAGCGTGCGATGCAGAAGAAAGGGGTCGATTTCCTCATTGCCGCAGCGACGGATGGATGGAGATCAAGCTGGGGGAATTCTTCAACAATCTGGGAGATGATGGCCAGCTGGAGATGCGCTTGATCGAGAAGAATAATCCCAACTGGAAAACTGGTCTTCTTGTTAGGGGCATTGATATTCGACCTAACTAA
- the LOC130996813 gene encoding peptidyl-prolyl cis-trans isomerase FKBP16-3, chloroplastic-like, translated as MASPSLLLPLGCIFGKSNASNHQRAHKISAGALASEPSLQVSNISDRRDECAVMNRRNMINVGVGLLGLLSGTTLAEAAGLPPEDKPKLCDGACEKELENVPMVTTESGLQYKDIKVGGGPSPPIGFQVAANYVAMVPSGQIFDSSLEKGQVYIFRVGSGQVIKGLDEGILSMKVGGKRRLYIPGPLAFPKGLASAPGRPRVAANSPVIFDVSLLFIPGLDDEEE; from the exons ATGGCATCACCATCTTTGTTACTTCCACTCG GTTGTATATTTGGAAAGAGTAATGCCTCCAATCATCAAAGAGCACACAAAATCAGTGCTGGTGCCTTAGCATCAGAACCTAGTTTACAAGTGTCAAACATCAGTGACCGTCGAGATGAGTGTGCTGTCATGAACCGCAGAAACATGATCAATGTCGGAGTCGGGCTTCTAGGACTCCTGAGCGGCACTACTTTGGCCGAAGCAGCTGGATTGCCTCCGGAGGACAAACCAAAGCTATGTGATGGTGCCTGTGAGAAAGAGCTTGAAAAT GTCCCTATGGTAACTACCGAGTCGGGCTTGCAATACAAGGATATAAAAGTTGGTGGAGGACCTAGTCCTCCTATTGGATTCCAG GTAGCTGCAAATTATGTTGCCATGGTTCCTTCTGGCCAAATATTTGACAG TTCTCTGGAGAAAGGTCAGGTTTACATTTTCCGGGTCGGCTCTGGTCAG GTGATCAAGGGGTTAGATGAGGGGATCCTCAGCATGAAAGTTGGAGGCAAACGGCGACTCTACATCCCTGGACCA CTAGCATTCCCCAAAGGACTGGCTTCAGCTCCGGGGAGGCCACGTGTCGCTGCCAACAGCCCGGTGATTTTCGATGTTAGTCTGCTGTTCATTCCAGGGCtggatgatgaggaggagtaa
- the LOC131010435 gene encoding uncharacterized protein LOC131010435, which produces MKSGWWAKVIEKGGRGTDAWLRENSSRRLGNGRETNFWDHPWAGPELLKHKFPRFFRLSLRRDVKVEECGRWEEGSWKWELKWRRTLRETEMEAVNLLTSFISPFVLIADSDDGWSWSASTDGKFTTKLAYEAIKTRRSENTAQSTEALAAQINVCHIGVWQTLAPQKAMVNAWRILRRRLPTCDELRKRNINLGDGEVVCKHCFSHNESINHVFTLCSRTQEVWNEIQLWIGIQTARPSTPVEHWRSFCYFCKNKTIGKLLTAIWVGCCWLLWQKRNGKRFEGKDWEGKDVVLELKARLWSWNRCFGILNNEMEFSSWSSNDLISRIL; this is translated from the coding sequence ATGAAATCCGGATGGTGGGCGAAAGTGATTGAGAAGGGAGGGAGGGGAACGGATGCGTGGTTAAGGGAGAACAGCAGTCGTAGGCTTGGAAACGGGCGGGAGACAAATTTCTGGGACCATCCTTGGGCGGGACCGGAACTCTTAAAACACAAGTTTCCTAGATTCTTTAGGCTTAGTTTGAGGAGGGATGTCAAAGTCGAGGAGTGCGGGAGATGGGAGGAGGGGAGCTGGAAGTGGGAGCTCAAGTGGCGTCGGACGCTTAGGGAGACGGAGATGGAGGCCGTTAATCTCTTAACCTCTTTTATCTCTCCGTTTGTGTTGATTGCAGATTCGGATGACGGATGGTCATGGAGCGCGTCCACAGACGGCAAATTCACCACAAAATTGGCGTATGAGGCTATCAAAACTAGAAGAAGTGAGAACACAGCTCAAAGTACTGAAGCGCTGGCAGCTCAAATTAACGTCTGCCACATTGGCGTGTGGCAGACGTTAGCACCGCAAAAAGCAATGGTCAATGCATGGAGAATCTTGAGGAGGCGCCTCCCGACATGCGATGAATTGAGAAAGCGGAACATCAACCTTGGTGATGGGGAAGTAGTGTGTAAACATTGCTTTTCCCACAATGAATCGATAAATCACGTGTTCACTTTATGCTCAAGAACACAGGAGGTGTGGAATGAAATACAGCTTTGGATTGGAATTCAGACAGCTCGGCCATCAACGCCGGTGGAACATTGGCGAAGCTTCTGCTACTTTTGCAAGAACAAAACCATTGGGAAGCTGCTAACGGCGATCTGGGTCGGATGCTGTTGGTTGTTGTGGCAAAAACGGAACGGTAAGAGGTTCGAGGGCAAAGATTGGGAGGGTAAGGATGTGGTTTTAGAGCTAAAAGcaagactttggagttggaatagATGTTTTGGCATTTTGAACAATGAAATGGAGTTTTCTTCATGGAGCTCCAATGATTTAATCTCTCGGATTTTGTAA
- the LOC131010442 gene encoding uncharacterized protein LOC131010442: MGLSASKRVQNTLQKSADFNSACATVFADCLSLSQHAFAGVRAYQLSDAAERLHAALSDSVPLISKWLPTPPDRAQVDRALKTVLSRRPVQEEEITLDEAEFKDFAVEVFADAIVSKAVAEVLKRLPLGVAGIAGFGVVVRPGNDVVVAAIGAYALGLVTLIYLGLDGVGFRDGNGPDLDRILLGSDPDPNFLI; the protein is encoded by the exons ATGGGTCTCTCAGCTTCAAAGCGAGTCCAAAACACCCTCCAAAAATCAGCCGACTTCAACTCCGCCTGCGCCACCGTCTTCGCCGACTGCCTCTCCCTGAGCCAACACGCCTTCGCCGGAGTCAGAGCCTACCAGCTATCCGACGCCGCCGAGCGCCTCCACGCCGCCCTATCCGACTCCGTCCCCCTCATCTCCAAGTGGCTCCCCACCCCGCCCGACCGGGCCCAAGTGGACCGGGCTCTCAAGACCGTCCTCTCCCGCCGCCCGGTTCAGGAGGAGGAGATCACGCTGGACGAGGCGGAGTTTAAAGACTTCGCGGTGGAGGTGTTCGCCGACGCCATCGTTTCGAAAGCTGTGGCGGAGGTTTTGAAGAGGCTGCCGCTGGGTGTGGCCGGAATTGCGGGTTTCGGAGTGGTGGTGAGGCCCGGGAACGACGTCGTTGTGGCGGCGATTGGGGCGTACGCGCTTGGGCTCGTGACCTTGATTTATCTCGGCTTGGATG GTGTCGGttttagggatggcaatgggccggatctggaccggatcttgCTTggttcagatccagatccgaatTTTTTGATTTAg
- the LOC130996481 gene encoding protein IQ-DOMAIN 33-like gives MGITGELVRSVFSKSHSIPRHEKRKWSSSVRSYLCGDEHSSLLAADDSASVTVATEAEFASFRSNVATDKSTGSRDASAAEDSSEATVDQPSPAEPNSRDEKRNSTYKLFRQEDAALIIQSAFRNFMARRARDEEKPARDESIGTSVEVQTGHSYSSDDVRRAIRRRTGAQVLKIQEDWDDSTVSSVISKMRMQNRLEAATRRERALAYAFSQQLRICSKKQSSGGGGDEANMGWSWLERWMAARQPEMNKLMGAMEEKESCGSNEVSSLVEFSNLPISLPKNIPKPTNKARTLAKRSFSRQSSTSSHLSPKEFKDVKKVMWHVEEEKEKRKRQKQPGFNKRDAKNSTALEVA, from the exons ATGGGCATAACTGGCGAGCTTGTTAGAAGCGTCTTCTCCAAAAGCCACTCCATCCCGAGGCAT gaaaaaaggaaatggaGTAGCTCAGTGCGGTCGTACTTGTGCGGCGACGAGCACAGCTCGCTTCTCGCCGCCGACGACTCGGCCTCGGTCACGGTGGCGACCGAGGCGGAGTTTGCTTCTTTTAGAAGCAACGTCGCAACAGATAAAAGTACGGGGAGCCGAGATGCTTCTGCGGCGGAGGACAGCTCCGAGGCCACCGTCGACCAGCCGTCGCCGGCGGAGCCCAACTCGAGAGATGAGAAGCGAAACTCAACCTACAAACTCTTCCGGCAAGAAGATGCTGCGTTGATCATTCAGTCAGCATTTAGAAACTTTATG GCGAGGCGGGCACGTGACGAGGAGAAACCTGCACGTGACGAGTCTATAGGCACATCGGTGGAAGTCCAAACTGGGCATTCTTACTCGAGCGACGACGTGCGCCGCGCCATACGTCGTCGGACCGGAGCTCAAGTGCTCAAAATCCAG GAAGATTGGGATGATAGCACTGTGAGCAGTGTGATATCGAAGATGAGAATGCAGAACAGGCTGGAAGCAGCAACTAGGCGCGAGAGGGCTCTCGCCTACGCTTTCTCACAACAG CTAAGAATCTGCTCGAAGAAGCAGAGCAGTGGCGGGGGAGGAGACGAGGCGAACATGGGGTGGAGCTGGCTGGAGCGATGGATGGCGGCGCGGCAGCCGGAGATGAATAAGTTGATGGGAGCAATGGAGGAGAAGGAGAGCTGTGGATCTAATGAGGTTTCTTCACTAGTTGAATTCTCTAATTTACCTATCTCACTCCCCAAGAATATTCCAAAACCAACCAACAAGGCTAGGACTCTGGCTAAAAGAAGCTTCTCTAGGCAGAGCTCCACATCAAGCCATTTGAGTCCAAAAGAATTCAAG GATGTGAAGAAAGTGATGTGGCATGTGGAggaagagaaggagaagagaaaGAGACAAAAGCAGCCTGGATTTAATAAGAGAGATGCCAAGAATTCCACTGCTCTTGAAGTAGCATGA